The [Eubacterium] siraeum genome contains a region encoding:
- a CDS encoding HlyD family efflux transporter periplasmic adaptor subunit gives MKKTVLRAAAIAVVLAMAGSASGCYFFPEEEKLLDPPVLKVEDVTYSTYKAVKKTIINKASATGYCVSELQQDCSFTERDGILKTIYVRAGDTVKKGDLIAEYNTGDLEYEIRTQELKVQQAQNTYGSSGAENDRLQLEIEKNTLAQLQNEYDTSKLYAPCDGLVSFAERMNAGSKVQAYKVIATIIDPDKIYVKAAVNDDKKFKKGQEVTITIDEQEYKGTIVKTPVEAKEQGDEDTSSIYAEFKGSLPGFSKVGTVADISYIKEQAENAIVIPKYLVKTLSGKNYVQVYKDGVKKETDVETGISNATEIQIVSGLSEGDEVVVK, from the coding sequence ATGAAAAAGACTGTTTTGCGTGCCGCCGCAATAGCTGTAGTGCTTGCTATGGCAGGCTCTGCTTCCGGATGCTATTTTTTCCCGGAGGAAGAAAAATTGCTCGATCCGCCTGTGCTTAAGGTGGAGGATGTTACATATTCTACCTATAAGGCGGTAAAGAAGACTATAATAAACAAGGCGAGTGCGACCGGCTACTGCGTATCCGAGCTTCAGCAGGACTGTTCGTTTACAGAGCGTGACGGAATTCTTAAAACGATATATGTCAGAGCGGGAGATACGGTAAAGAAGGGCGACCTTATCGCCGAATACAACACCGGAGATCTTGAATACGAGATACGCACTCAGGAACTTAAGGTTCAGCAGGCGCAGAATACATACGGCTCAAGCGGTGCGGAGAATGACCGCTTACAGCTTGAGATTGAGAAGAATACACTGGCACAGCTTCAGAACGAGTACGATACCTCCAAGCTGTATGCGCCGTGTGACGGACTTGTCAGCTTTGCGGAGCGTATGAATGCCGGCTCAAAGGTACAGGCGTACAAGGTTATCGCTACAATAATAGATCCCGATAAGATATATGTAAAGGCGGCCGTCAACGATGATAAAAAATTTAAAAAAGGTCAGGAAGTTACAATAACTATCGACGAGCAGGAGTACAAGGGTACTATAGTAAAAACGCCTGTTGAGGCAAAGGAACAGGGCGATGAGGATACAAGCTCGATATACGCCGAGTTCAAGGGCAGCCTGCCCGGCTTCAGCAAGGTGGGAACGGTTGCGGATATAAGCTATATCAAGGAACAGGCGGAAAATGCAATCGTAATACCGAAGTATCTTGTAAAGACGCTGTCGGGCAAGAACTATGTACAGGTCTATAAAGACGGAGTCAAGAAGGAAACGGATGTCGAAACAGGCATAAGCAATGCTACGGAGATCCAGATAGTATCGGGACTTTCCGAGGGTGACGAGGTTGTTGTCAAGTAA
- a CDS encoding CTP synthase gives MATKYVFVTGGVVSGLGKGITAASLGRLLKMRGYKVTIQKFDPYINVDPGTMSPYQHGEVFVTDDGAETDLDLGHYERFIDENLSKYSNVTTGKIYWTVLNKERRGDYLGGTVQVIPHITNEIKSRIYRVANSAETTADVVITEIGGTVGDIESTPFLEAIRQVVSDVGRENVVYIHVTLLPFITGSNEMKTKPTQHSVKELLSLGIQPDILVCRSEMEIPQDMRDKIASFCNVRKQDVIQNLTAPSLYEVPLMLEKEGLAKVVCDHLGLDPRVPDLKEWEDMVQRQYNATKNTVIGLVGKYVALPDAYISVMESLRHAGFENESHVEIKLINSEEVTPETADELLHDCDGILVPGGFGDRGIEGKIEAVRYAREHKKPYLGLCLGMHMATIEFARHVAGLTDANSSEFHEGEQNVIDLMPDQKDVDMGGTMRLGLYPCKLEAGTISREVYGDELIYERHRHRYEFNNVFRKQLTESGLVIAGQSPDGKLVEIVELPRSVHPWFVAVQFHPEFKSRPNRSHPLFKDFIRASLEQANK, from the coding sequence ATGGCTACAAAGTATGTATTCGTCACCGGCGGCGTTGTGTCGGGACTCGGAAAAGGTATCACGGCGGCTTCACTCGGAAGACTGCTCAAGATGAGAGGTTACAAGGTAACTATCCAGAAGTTCGACCCCTATATAAACGTTGACCCCGGTACGATGAGTCCTTATCAGCACGGTGAAGTTTTCGTAACAGACGACGGTGCCGAAACCGACCTCGACCTCGGTCACTATGAACGTTTTATAGACGAAAACCTTTCAAAGTACAGCAATGTAACAACAGGTAAGATCTACTGGACAGTTCTTAATAAGGAACGTCGTGGAGATTATCTCGGCGGCACGGTTCAGGTAATCCCCCACATAACAAACGAAATCAAATCAAGAATATACAGAGTTGCAAACTCGGCAGAAACGACCGCAGATGTTGTTATAACCGAAATCGGCGGTACGGTCGGAGATATTGAAAGTACTCCCTTCCTTGAGGCTATCCGTCAGGTAGTTTCGGATGTAGGCAGAGAAAACGTTGTTTATATCCACGTTACTCTCCTCCCCTTCATCACAGGCAGCAACGAGATGAAGACAAAGCCCACACAGCACAGTGTAAAGGAGCTTCTCTCGCTCGGTATTCAGCCCGACATTCTCGTTTGCAGAAGCGAGATGGAGATTCCTCAGGATATGAGAGATAAGATCGCCAGCTTCTGTAACGTTCGCAAGCAGGACGTTATCCAGAACCTTACCGCTCCTTCTCTTTATGAAGTACCTCTTATGCTTGAAAAGGAAGGTCTTGCAAAGGTAGTATGCGATCATCTCGGACTTGATCCCCGTGTTCCCGATCTCAAGGAATGGGAGGATATGGTTCAGCGTCAGTACAACGCCACAAAGAATACCGTAATCGGTCTTGTAGGCAAGTACGTTGCACTCCCCGACGCTTATATTTCCGTTATGGAATCCCTGCGTCACGCAGGCTTCGAGAACGAATCACACGTTGAAATAAAACTCATCAATTCAGAAGAGGTTACTCCCGAAACGGCAGACGAGCTTCTGCATGATTGCGACGGCATTCTCGTTCCCGGCGGCTTCGGTGACAGAGGCATCGAGGGCAAGATTGAGGCTGTCCGCTACGCAAGAGAGCATAAGAAGCCCTATCTCGGTCTTTGTCTTGGTATGCACATGGCTACAATCGAATTTGCACGTCATGTGGCAGGTCTTACAGACGCAAATTCAAGCGAATTCCACGAAGGCGAGCAGAACGTTATCGACCTTATGCCCGACCAGAAGGATGTTGATATGGGCGGTACAATGCGTCTTGGCTTATATCCATGCAAGCTTGAAGCAGGTACTATTTCCCGTGAGGTTTACGGCGATGAGCTTATTTATGAAAGACACCGCCACCGCTATGAGTTCAACAACGTATTCCGCAAGCAGCTGACAGAGAGCGGTCTTGTTATTGCAGGTCAGTCACCCGACGGAAAGCTTGTTGAAATAGTTGAGCTTCCGAGAAGCGTTCACCCCTGGTTCGTGGCTGTTCAGTTCCACCCCGAATTCAAGTCACGTCCCAACAGATCGCACCCCTTATTCAAGGACTTTATAAGAGCGTCGCTTGAACAGGCAAACAAGTAA
- the ppk1 gene encoding polyphosphate kinase 1: protein MTDSNVYDNRELSWLKFNQRVLEEAQDVHVPLFERMRFISIFTSNLDEFFMVRVGSLYDQDLVDPSKCENKTGMTAARQLKEIARRVKDLLYIKDCAFSEVSAKLSEYAELKKPADLKGDDKLFLRLYFEREILPLLSPSIIDKNHPFPFLKNRAIYIGTLLKSKNEEKKKQLVGILSAECDRDFPRVIFLPGQNLRYVLAEDVILHYIDTLFPNFFVENRCIMRVTRNADIDVNEALYDHDMDFRNVMEELCRKRKKLMPVRAEFSYDASPELVKRMLDYLELSDSFSFMQSCPLDFGFMSALEDKLENRSELFYNQVSPQNSIMVNPYESMFAQLSQHDILLSYPYNKFKNFLRLLDEAADDPYVSSIKITLYRVARNSEIVSALIRAAENGKQVMALVELRARFDEENNIGWSKKMEEAGVKIIYGLDALKVHSKLLLITRKQGSNIRYYTQIGTGNYNEKTSRLYTDLTLMTSDKDIGADASTVFNALSLGTTVESSTTLLVAPKCLKSRIVEMIDNEITYGTNGYIGLKMNSLTDKDIIDKLIEASCQGVKIELIIRGICCLIAGVPGYTENISVISIVGRFLEHSRIYIFGKGERRKVYISSADFMTRNTERRVEVAVPLKDKIIADKAVDIFNTMLKDNVKARVQGSDGIYRHKRAMPGEERTEVHKLFYERAYQEAEQAQKLYKEPRKSLFARIRARLQSK, encoded by the coding sequence ATGACAGACAGCAACGTTTATGATAACCGTGAATTGTCGTGGCTGAAATTCAATCAGCGTGTACTCGAAGAAGCGCAGGACGTACATGTTCCGCTCTTTGAGAGAATGAGGTTTATATCAATATTCACAAGCAACCTGGACGAATTCTTTATGGTCCGTGTCGGCTCACTGTATGATCAGGATCTGGTAGACCCTAGCAAGTGCGAGAACAAGACAGGTATGACCGCCGCAAGACAGCTTAAGGAAATCGCACGCAGGGTAAAGGATCTGCTCTATATTAAGGACTGTGCCTTTTCAGAGGTTTCGGCAAAGCTCAGCGAGTATGCCGAGCTTAAAAAGCCCGCCGACCTTAAGGGTGACGATAAGCTGTTCTTAAGGCTGTATTTCGAAAGAGAAATTCTCCCTTTGCTTTCTCCGAGCATTATAGACAAGAACCACCCGTTCCCGTTCTTAAAGAACAGAGCGATATATATCGGCACTCTGCTCAAAAGCAAAAACGAGGAAAAGAAAAAGCAGCTTGTGGGAATATTGAGTGCGGAATGTGACAGGGATTTCCCCCGTGTTATTTTCCTGCCCGGTCAGAATCTGAGATATGTTCTGGCTGAGGATGTAATACTGCATTACATTGATACCCTGTTCCCGAATTTCTTCGTTGAAAACCGCTGTATCATGCGTGTCACGAGAAATGCCGACATTGACGTGAACGAGGCTCTTTACGATCACGATATGGACTTCAGAAACGTAATGGAAGAACTGTGCCGCAAGAGAAAGAAGCTGATGCCGGTAAGAGCCGAGTTTTCATATGATGCTTCACCGGAACTTGTAAAGCGTATGCTTGATTATCTTGAGCTGTCAGACAGCTTCTCGTTTATGCAGAGTTGTCCTCTTGATTTCGGCTTTATGTCCGCACTTGAGGATAAGCTTGAAAACAGGAGCGAGCTTTTCTACAATCAGGTTTCTCCGCAGAATTCAATAATGGTAAACCCGTACGAGAGTATGTTCGCCCAGCTTTCACAGCACGATATACTTCTGTCGTACCCCTACAACAAGTTCAAGAACTTCCTGCGTCTGCTTGATGAGGCGGCTGACGATCCTTATGTTTCTTCCATAAAGATAACGCTTTACCGTGTCGCAAGAAACAGCGAAATCGTGAGCGCTCTCATAAGAGCCGCCGAAAACGGCAAACAGGTAATGGCGCTTGTCGAGCTTCGTGCCAGATTTGACGAGGAAAACAACATCGGCTGGAGCAAGAAGATGGAAGAGGCAGGCGTTAAGATAATATACGGTCTTGACGCTCTGAAGGTACACTCAAAGCTGCTGCTGATAACACGCAAGCAGGGAAGCAACATCAGATATTATACTCAGATAGGCACAGGTAACTATAACGAGAAAACCTCACGTCTTTACACCGACCTTACGCTGATGACATCGGATAAGGACATAGGTGCGGACGCAAGCACCGTGTTCAACGCACTGTCGCTCGGTACGACAGTTGAGAGCAGTACAACACTGCTTGTAGCGCCGAAATGTCTCAAGTCACGCATTGTGGAAATGATCGACAACGAGATAACTTACGGTACTAACGGCTATATCGGCCTTAAAATGAACTCTCTCACCGACAAGGATATTATAGACAAGCTGATAGAAGCAAGCTGTCAGGGAGTAAAGATAGAGCTGATAATAAGAGGTATCTGCTGTCTTATCGCAGGAGTGCCGGGTTACACCGAAAACATATCGGTCATTTCGATAGTCGGACGTTTCCTTGAACACAGCCGTATCTATATTTTCGGCAAGGGCGAACGCAGGAAGGTATATATTTCCTCCGCAGACTTTATGACCAGAAATACCGAGCGACGTGTGGAGGTTGCCGTACCGCTGAAGGATAAGATAATTGCCGATAAGGCGGTTGATATATTCAACACGATGCTCAAGGATAACGTCAAGGCTCGTGTGCAGGGAAGCGACGGAATCTACCGCCATAAAAGAGCTATGCCGGGCGAGGAACGCACAGAGGTACACAAGCTGTTCTATGAACGTGCGTATCAGGAAGCCGAGCAGGCACAAAAGCTCTATAAAGAGCCGAGAAAGTCACTCTTTGCAAGAATCCGTGCAAGACTGCAAAGTAAATAA
- a CDS encoding exo-alpha-sialidase, which translates to MKYRKITAVILAVATAICAAGCNGNDNSGTSSSGDATSSGSGDSSMTSDNTTSGGNSGTAQAQFTFSQVAMGGGGFVSGVFATSEQGLYYARTDVGGAYRYNKDTQKWESMSYDISEEDRGLLGIDGLAFGEKDPNKVYMLAGTEYFSNGKTCLLYSDDYGKTWNRTELTDMITAHGNGMGRGNGERIAVDPKNSDIVYVGGRTGGIIKSTDGGKTFTALDMGTKTTTSNGNGICSIIIDPKSGDDSACTTIYAAISRTQEENLYKSTDGGATWNPVADAPKGLYTQRMKYNGDGKIVITYASAEGPWNNNRIDGGVRTLNIADDTFTEINPAKKSFGDVVIDPSNPDRMVACTENIYVPQPNGQFGDEFYVTTDGGKNWTLLNEKMKMSDGGVEWISTASMHWCSSMAIDPNNTNKVMVVSGNGIFTCDNIWDESPEFYFFSKGIEETVPYDIISIPGGKLVSVIGDYDGFVQDSAEEYGMVHNSVAGSMSGLAVAAKATDIWVKCGGSESAAGFWYTLDAGKKWVNVTVSPLESGNVAYGGYVAVSADGKRFFWAPGNDSSIYYSDDQGKTWIKSEGGVGSKKIICDPVNPDYVYAASGGAFFYSEDGGKTFTQNMTLSVFAAARPVVAPGKEGVVYYPSMGLQVSTDNGKTFTRMDSLAACMAVGLGKGKTDSDPYTIFVWGKPTNDDSIGLYWSEDEGKTWSKVSDDQHQFGGPGNGYFVVGDMNKYGRVYMSTVGLGVVYGDLVQ; encoded by the coding sequence ATGAAGTACAGAAAAATAACAGCGGTCATACTTGCGGTAGCAACAGCAATATGCGCCGCAGGCTGTAACGGAAACGATAATTCGGGAACATCGTCAAGCGGTGATGCGACCTCATCGGGCAGTGGTGACAGCAGTATGACAAGCGATAATACAACATCGGGCGGCAATTCGGGAACAGCGCAGGCGCAGTTTACGTTCAGCCAGGTAGCTATGGGCGGCGGCGGATTCGTAAGCGGCGTATTTGCAACAAGCGAGCAGGGCTTATATTATGCCCGTACAGACGTCGGCGGCGCATACCGTTATAATAAGGATACTCAGAAGTGGGAATCCATGTCGTACGATATAAGCGAGGAAGACAGAGGTCTGCTCGGTATAGACGGTCTTGCATTCGGAGAAAAAGATCCTAACAAGGTATACATGCTTGCAGGCACGGAGTATTTCAGCAACGGCAAAACCTGCCTCTTATACTCCGATGATTACGGCAAAACGTGGAACCGTACCGAACTTACCGATATGATAACGGCGCACGGAAACGGTATGGGCAGAGGAAACGGCGAGCGTATTGCGGTTGACCCCAAGAACAGTGACATAGTATATGTCGGCGGAAGAACAGGCGGTATAATCAAGTCGACCGACGGCGGAAAAACGTTCACTGCACTTGATATGGGAACAAAGACGACAACGTCAAACGGCAACGGTATATGCAGTATCATAATCGACCCGAAATCGGGCGATGACAGTGCCTGCACAACGATATATGCGGCTATCTCCAGAACTCAGGAGGAGAACCTTTATAAATCGACTGACGGCGGTGCTACATGGAATCCCGTTGCAGACGCACCCAAGGGACTTTATACGCAGAGAATGAAGTATAACGGTGACGGGAAAATAGTAATTACCTATGCAAGCGCCGAAGGCCCGTGGAACAATAACAGAATTGACGGCGGCGTAAGAACTCTCAACATTGCCGATGATACCTTTACAGAGATCAATCCTGCAAAGAAGTCTTTCGGTGATGTGGTGATAGATCCTTCAAACCCGGACAGAATGGTTGCCTGCACGGAGAACATATATGTTCCTCAGCCAAACGGTCAGTTCGGTGATGAATTCTATGTTACTACGGACGGCGGCAAGAATTGGACGCTTCTCAACGAAAAGATGAAGATGAGTGACGGCGGAGTAGAGTGGATCTCGACCGCATCTATGCACTGGTGCAGTTCTATGGCTATCGACCCCAACAACACGAACAAGGTAATGGTGGTATCCGGTAACGGTATATTCACCTGCGATAACATCTGGGATGAAAGCCCCGAATTCTACTTCTTCTCAAAGGGCATAGAAGAAACTGTTCCGTATGATATAATCAGCATACCCGGCGGTAAGCTGGTAAGCGTTATAGGCGACTATGACGGCTTTGTACAGGATAGTGCCGAAGAATACGGTATGGTACACAACAGCGTTGCAGGTTCAATGTCCGGTCTTGCGGTAGCGGCAAAGGCAACTGATATATGGGTAAAGTGCGGCGGCAGTGAGAGTGCGGCAGGCTTCTGGTATACTCTTGACGCAGGCAAGAAATGGGTGAATGTTACCGTTTCGCCGCTTGAGAGCGGAAATGTGGCATACGGCGGCTATGTGGCAGTTTCTGCTGACGGAAAGAGATTCTTCTGGGCACCCGGAAACGACAGCAGCATTTACTATTCCGACGATCAGGGCAAGACCTGGATAAAGAGCGAGGGTGGAGTAGGTTCAAAGAAGATTATCTGCGATCCCGTAAACCCCGATTATGTATATGCCGCAAGCGGCGGTGCGTTCTTCTACAGCGAGGACGGCGGAAAGACGTTTACTCAGAATATGACGCTTTCTGTATTCGCTGCGGCAAGACCCGTGGTTGCACCCGGCAAGGAGGGCGTTGTGTACTATCCTTCAATGGGACTTCAGGTATCAACAGATAACGGCAAAACGTTCACAAGAATGGATTCTTTAGCCGCTTGTATGGCGGTAGGTCTTGGCAAGGGCAAGACGGACAGCGATCCTTATACCATATTCGTATGGGGCAAGCCCACAAACGATGATTCCATAGGTCTTTACTGGTCTGAAGATGAGGGTAAGACATGGAGCAAGGTAAGCGATGATCAGCATCAGTTCGGCGGCCCCGGCAACGGATATTTTGTTGTAGGCGATATGAACAAATACGGCAGAGTTTATATGAGCACAGTAGGACTCGGCGTTGTATACGGGGATCTTGTGCAGTAA
- a CDS encoding glycosyl hydrolase — protein sequence MKKRIISLILCAAVIISACGCSADNGTMSAGSSSSASTVSSAETASQDTASSDSGSSYDTSSDTSDKTSSDKQNSSSSDSSDKQDSSSADSSDKQNNSSDASSETSKPSTNKQESSSSAVTSSKPANNTGSATNKPASATAADTTKKPTATTTTKKPSATTTTTTAKQTDDKPLNFSKTYEAENGKLSNDMSVISDGNASGGKSVGKFENDRSYCQIKINVPSDGIYDIVIRSMGIGGSKENDIYTDGKKVGTFTSENNKFSDYTVSAVSLTKGDHNIRIIKSWGWIELDKITVKTGAKISNSTYNVTSSLVNRNATANTKKLYSFLKDSYGKYVITGQQCDGGINGNEFKAIKNLTGDYPALLGLDMMDYTPSRTAFGASSSAVEKAIEFANKGGIVTLCWHWNAPTEYLNSTANSSDGWWGGFYTQSSKFDIAKVMNGQDAKGKKLLDRDIKEIAKQLKRLEKAGVPVIWRPLHEASGGWFWWGAKGSDAYKKLWKYLYNELTNTYGCNNLIWVYNGQSADWYPGDEYVDIVGEDIYPGNHVYDPQVSRFKQAINYGSKTKITALTENGCIFDIDSAVSINALWSWFMTWGGEFTVNGSNYSEKYTEKSVIKKMYASKYSLTLGSLPKIY from the coding sequence ATGAAAAAACGCATCATCTCCCTTATCTTATGTGCGGCAGTAATAATATCCGCCTGCGGCTGCAGTGCCGATAACGGCACCATGTCAGCCGGCAGCTCATCATCAGCTTCGACAGTATCTTCTGCCGAAACCGCATCGCAGGATACTGCCTCCTCAGACAGCGGTTCGTCTTACGATACCTCGTCAGACACTTCTGATAAAACAAGCTCCGATAAGCAGAACAGTTCGTCATCTGACAGTTCAGACAAGCAGGACAGTTCATCGGCTGACAGCTCAGACAAGCAAAACAACTCGTCCGATGCTTCTTCCGAAACGTCAAAGCCTTCGACAAACAAGCAGGAAAGCAGTTCTTCTGCCGTTACGTCAAGCAAGCCCGCAAACAACACAGGTTCAGCAACAAACAAGCCTGCGTCTGCAACCGCCGCCGATACCACCAAAAAGCCTACCGCAACGACTACAACGAAAAAGCCTTCCGCAACGACTACCACAACAACAGCAAAGCAGACTGACGACAAGCCGCTGAACTTTTCGAAAACCTATGAAGCGGAAAACGGAAAGCTGTCAAACGATATGTCCGTCATATCCGACGGCAACGCATCCGGCGGAAAGTCGGTAGGAAAGTTCGAAAACGACCGCTCCTACTGCCAGATTAAAATAAATGTTCCGTCAGACGGTATTTATGATATTGTAATACGCTCAATGGGCATCGGCGGTTCCAAAGAAAACGACATTTATACCGATGGTAAGAAGGTAGGCACTTTCACCAGCGAGAACAATAAATTCTCGGATTACACCGTAAGTGCGGTAAGCCTTACAAAAGGTGACCACAATATCCGTATAATCAAGTCATGGGGCTGGATAGAGCTTGATAAAATAACAGTAAAGACGGGTGCAAAAATAAGCAACAGCACCTATAACGTCACATCTTCGCTTGTAAACCGAAATGCCACCGCAAACACGAAGAAGCTGTACAGTTTCCTTAAGGACAGCTACGGAAAATATGTAATCACAGGTCAGCAGTGTGACGGCGGAATAAACGGCAACGAATTCAAAGCGATAAAAAATCTTACCGGCGACTACCCCGCCCTGCTCGGACTCGATATGATGGACTACACTCCGTCAAGAACGGCATTCGGCGCATCATCCTCTGCTGTCGAAAAAGCAATAGAATTTGCCAACAAGGGCGGTATTGTAACATTGTGCTGGCACTGGAACGCTCCGACCGAATACCTTAACAGCACCGCCAACAGTTCTGACGGCTGGTGGGGCGGATTCTATACGCAAAGCAGCAAATTCGATATAGCAAAAGTAATGAACGGTCAGGACGCAAAAGGAAAGAAACTGCTTGACCGTGATATCAAGGAAATAGCTAAGCAGTTAAAGCGTCTTGAAAAAGCAGGCGTACCGGTTATATGGCGACCCCTGCACGAAGCGTCGGGCGGCTGGTTCTGGTGGGGCGCAAAAGGCTCAGACGCTTACAAAAAGCTGTGGAAATACCTTTATAACGAGCTTACAAATACATACGGCTGTAACAATCTTATCTGGGTCTATAACGGTCAGAGCGCCGACTGGTATCCGGGTGACGAATATGTTGATATTGTAGGCGAGGACATCTATCCCGGAAATCACGTTTACGATCCTCAGGTAAGCCGTTTCAAGCAGGCAATAAACTACGGCAGTAAAACAAAGATAACGGCTCTCACAGAAAACGGCTGTATCTTTGATATAGATTCCGCCGTGAGCATAAACGCACTGTGGAGCTGGTTTATGACGTGGGGCGGCGAGTTTACTGTTAACGGCAGTAATTACAGTGAAAAATACACTGAAAAATCGGTTATAAAGAAAATGTACGCAAGCAAATATTCATTAACTCTCGGATCGCTTCCGAAAATCTATTGA
- the htpG gene encoding molecular chaperone HtpG, giving the protein MIFMAKKAFKAESKRLLDMMINSIYTHKEIFLRELISNASDALDKLYFKSLTENLGIERKDLGIDLAVDKDNRLITITDNGIGMTKDELENNLGVIANSGSFKFKNDNTDTEKDDINVIGQFGVGFYSAFMVASEVTVESKAYGSEQAYKWYSQGVDGYTITDCDKEDVGTKITLKIKENTEEEEYDEYLQDYKLRMIVKKYSDYIRYPIRMEVSHQHLKEGTENEYETHTEIETLNSMVPIWNKSKSELKDEDYNQFYKEKFFDYDDPIAHIHTKAEGTATYNALMYIPSKAPFDYYSKDYEKGLQLYSNGVLIMDKCPDLLPDYFSFVKGLVDSADLSLNISREMLQHDRQLKIIEKSLERSIKNELTKMLRNDRERYEKFWKVFGLQIKFGVYNGFGAGKELLKDLLLFYSSYEKKLVTLEEYVSRMKEDQKYIYFASGETVDKIDKLPQTELVKDKGYEILYLIDSVDEFALQMMVDYNEKQFKSVSAGDLDLETPEEKEEMKAKAEESKDMFAFMKDSLGGKVKDVRLSKILKSHAVCLTSDGLLSIEMEKVLSQMPAEHDAKAEKVLEINAEHPIYETLKKLYETDKDKLKTYSEILYDQALLVEGMPIEDPVEYSNKICSLMV; this is encoded by the coding sequence ATGATTTTTATGGCAAAAAAGGCATTCAAGGCAGAATCAAAGCGTTTGCTTGATATGATGATCAATTCGATCTACACTCATAAGGAGATATTTCTGCGTGAGCTTATTTCAAATGCAAGCGATGCGCTTGACAAGCTGTATTTCAAGTCATTGACGGAGAATCTCGGCATAGAGAGAAAAGACCTCGGCATAGACCTTGCGGTTGACAAGGACAACCGTCTTATAACAATTACCGATAACGGTATCGGTATGACAAAGGACGAGCTTGAAAATAATCTCGGCGTTATCGCAAACAGCGGTTCATTCAAATTCAAGAACGACAATACCGATACAGAAAAGGATGATATAAACGTTATCGGTCAGTTCGGTGTAGGCTTCTACTCTGCTTTTATGGTAGCGTCTGAGGTTACTGTCGAGTCTAAGGCTTACGGCAGTGAGCAGGCATATAAGTGGTATTCGCAGGGTGTAGACGGTTATACTATCACAGACTGTGACAAGGAAGATGTCGGCACAAAGATAACCCTTAAGATAAAGGAAAATACCGAAGAAGAGGAGTACGACGAGTATCTTCAGGACTACAAGCTCCGTATGATAGTAAAGAAGTATTCCGACTATATCCGTTATCCTATCAGGATGGAGGTAAGTCATCAGCACCTTAAGGAAGGTACTGAGAACGAGTATGAAACACATACCGAGATAGAAACGCTCAACAGTATGGTGCCTATCTGGAACAAGAGCAAGTCTGAGCTTAAAGACGAGGATTATAATCAGTTCTACAAGGAAAAGTTCTTCGACTATGACGATCCTATCGCACATATCCACACAAAGGCAGAGGGTACAGCAACATATAATGCACTGATGTACATTCCGTCAAAAGCTCCCTTCGACTACTATTCAAAGGACTATGAAAAGGGCTTACAGCTTTATTCGAACGGCGTTCTTATAATGGATAAATGCCCCGATCTGCTCCCCGACTATTTCAGCTTTGTAAAGGGTCTTGTTGACTCTGCGGATCTGTCGCTCAATATCTCCCGTGAGATGTTGCAGCACGACAGACAGCTTAAGATAATCGAAAAGAGCCTTGAGCGTTCTATCAAGAACGAGCTTACAAAGATGCTCCGCAACGACCGTGAGAGATACGAAAAGTTCTGGAAGGTATTCGGTCTTCAGATAAAGTTCGGCGTATACAACGGCTTCGGCGCAGGCAAGGAATTGCTTAAGGATCTGCTGCTGTTCTATTCTTCATACGAAAAGAAGCTGGTAACTCTTGAAGAATATGTTTCAAGAATGAAGGAAGATCAGAAATACATCTACTTTGCAAGCGGTGAAACGGTCGATAAGATAGACAAGCTCCCTCAGACCGAGCTTGTAAAGGATAAGGGCTATGAGATACTTTATCTTATCGACAGCGTTGACGAGTTTGCTTTACAGATGATGGTCGACTATAACGAAAAGCAGTTCAAGTCAGTATCCGCAGGCGACCTTGACCTTGAAACTCCCGAAGAAAAGGAAGAAATGAAGGCTAAGGCTGAGGAAAGCAAGGATATGTTTGCTTTCATGAAGGATTCTCTCGGCGGTAAGGTAAAGGATGTAAGACTGTCAAAGATACTGAAGTCCCATGCAGTATGCCTGACCAGTGACGGTCTGCTTTCAATAGAGATGGAGAAGGTGCTCAGCCAGATGCCCGCAGAGCATGACGCAAAGGCTGAAAAGGTGCTGGAGATCAATGCGGAGCATCCTATCTATGAAACGCTGAAAAAGCTGTATGAAACGGATAAGGACAAGCTGAAAACATACAGCGAGATTCTGTACGATCAGGCGCTTCTTGTTGAGGGTATGCCTATAGAAGACCCCGTTGAGTACAGCAACAAGATATGCTCGCTTATGGTATGA